TCAGATTGCGAAATGCAGCTTGTTAAAGGCTCTTGATCTTGAAGGCAACCGCTTTAGGGGTCAGTTTCCGTTGTTTTTGGGAGGGATGAAGAGCTTGAAGGTGTTGTCTTTGGGTGGGAATTTGATCTCGGGTACCATCCCGTCGAGTTTGGGATCACTTTCGGGGCTGGAGTCGTTGAATCTGAGCGGTAACAATCTGACAGGGGAAGTTCCGGTTGAGGTCATGCAGCTAGGCAACTTGACTAGCTTGAACTTGAGTAATAACAAGTTTTCGGGTGAGGTTCTTGGGAATGTAGGAGCATTGAGGAGCTTGCAGGTTCTGAATGTGAGTAATTGTGGACTTTCGGGTAGAGTCCCTGCGAGTATTGGAGGTTTGATGAGGCTTGCTACGCTGGATTTGAGTAAACAAAAGCTTTCTGGTGAGTTGCCTACTGAGGTTTTTGGGCTGCCAAATTTACAAGCGGTTGCTTTGCAAGAGAATCAGTTATCAGGGGAGGTTCCTCAAGGTTTTAGTAGCTTGACTGGTTTAGTCTACCTAAATCTCTCCTCCAATGCCTTTACTGGTGTTATTCCATCCACTTATGGATATCTACGGTCACTGACTGTTCTATCTTTGTCAAAGAATCGCATTTCCGGTGTGATCCCACCAGAGCTTGGAGATAGTTTGAGCCTTCAAGTACTTGAGCTTAGTTCTAATCAATTGGAGGGCACGATTCCTGGTGATATCTCTCGGCTGTCTAGTTTGGAAGAGCTGGATGTAGGTCATAATAAACTGACAGGTGAAATACCAGAGGAAATTTCCAAATGCTCTGCTCTGACTTCATTATTGTTAGAGGGTAATCAACTTTCAGGTCCAATACCGAACTCCTTGCCTTTGTTATCGAACCTTGTGGTGTTGGATCTTTCCTACAACCAGTTGAGTGGAGCAATCCCGGCAAATATTTCACTCATTCCTCACTTGAAGTCATTAAATTTGTCTAACAACAACCTATCTGGTAAGATTCCAGAGCCATTGGGTTCTAAATTCAGTGGTTCTGCCTTCGCGATGAACCCGAGTTTATGTGGGAAACCATTGGACAGAGAATGTGGAGATGCAAAGAGGAGAAGGAGAAACAGGTTGATTTTATTGATTGCGGTGGCTGCTGGTGGAGCTTTGCTTCTGTTATTGTGTTGTTGTGGCTATGTTTACAGCCTCTACCGGTGGCGTAAGAAGCTTAGAGAAATGGTAACTGGGGAGAAGAAGCGCCCCAGTCCAGGTCGTGCAAGCTCAGGCGGAGAGAGATCTGGTCGCGGAAGTGGAGACAATGGAGGTCCAAAACTCGTTATGTTCAATAACAAGATTACATTTGCAGAGGCACTAGAAGCAACAAGACAATTTGATGAGGAAAATGTGTTGAGCAGGGGAAAGTATGGACTGGTGTTCAAGGCTTCTTTCCAAGATGGAATGGTGCTCTCAATTCGACGCCTTCATGCTTCTTCTCTTGGCGTGCTCGATGAAGAGGCTTTCCACAAAGAAGCCGAAGCTCTTGGCAAGGTGAAGCATCGAAATTTAACAGTTCTGCGAGGCTACTATGCAGGCCCTGATGTGAGGCTACTTGTATACGACTACATGCCTAATGGAAACTTGGCCACTCTGCTCCAAGAGGCTTCTCACCAAGATGGTCATGTACTAAATTGGCCAATGCGGCATCTCATTGCACTCGGCATTGCTAGAGGAATTGCTTTCCTGCACTCAGTCTCAATGGTTCATGGTGATGTGAAGCCGCAAAATGTTCTCTTCGACGCTGATTTTGAAGCCCACTTATCGGAATTTGGATTAGACCGGTTAACCATAATCTCACCAAAACCCTCATCCTCATCATCCACCATAGTTGGTACATTAGGCTATGTGTCACCCGAAGCAACACTAACCGGGCAAGCAACAAGAGAAGCCGATGTGTACAGTTTTGGAATTGTCCTGTTGGAGATACTAACCGGAAAGAAGCCTGTGATGTTCACCGAAGAAGAAGACATTGTGAAATGGGTGAAGAAGCAATTACAAAGAGGCCAAATCACCGAGCTGCTAGAGCCCGGACTACTTGAGCTAGACCCAGAGTCATCAGAATCAGAAGAGTTCTTACTAGGAATAAAAGTCGGACTCCTCTGCACCGCACCCGATCCACTTGACAGACCATCCATGGCTGACATTGTGTTCATGCTTGAAGGTTGCCGCGTCGGACCTGACATACCGTCGTCGGCCGATCCAACTTCATTGCCTTCACCGGCCTGAAATTTTTTGTTGTGTATTGTTTTTCTATCAAGAAAAACGTCATCATTGATCATTGTTCTAGTAGGTGTATTCAAACATTGTGATTAAATGATTAACTACCGATTCCACTTTCTTCTATCGGCTTCCTGCTTTTGCTCAACCACATTATATTAACCTGACGGCGCCGGAGGACCACTCAATCTCCACGGTTACCTTCAGCAAAGACTTTCCGGTATTTGTGTAAGAACCAAAAAGGGACCCTCCGAACAGAGTCTTTCTGTTCTTTAATACTAATTTCCCGCCAAATAAGTGGTACATAATCCGTGCCACGTGGCGGGGACGGAGGGAAGTGGAGAAAGTAGCCGTTAATCCGGCAGAGGCGCCCTTACCGGAGATGGGGTCCTTTTATTTTTATCGGGAAAGTGTTGACCGTCACGTGGTCACTGACCGGACCTAAAAGCCAAGGCCACTTTAAACGTGAAGCAATAATACGAACCAGCTGGGGCCCAGTATATCAGAGTGGCTGAGGGTAGGGGGGGGGGGGGGGGGGACGGAAATTTTTTTTTTGTTGAGTTGGTGATTTGAGTTGAATAGGACAAGAAGTGAAGCAGAGCATCCCACATTCATTTCTGGGTCACGAAGATGGAACCCGAACAGTATCAACTATGCACGACATGTCGTTCTCAGCTTCACTCCGGCGGCCCTACGGTTGTGGCGTCTGATTCGGACATGGCATTCAGTTGGGGGCTGACAGTTGGTTGTCATGGTAGCTCACGAGTAATTACACACAGCACACAAGATGTGACAATCTTACTGCCATAATAAAACCTGAAACTCCCGTCCATAAAAACTTCTACCATGTTCCGGATTATATGATGCTTTGAGTTTTCTGAAGTTACAGCTTCTCTAGAACTGAATTCACACTCTGGAACATCATATACTCTCAAAGACTGTGCTTTTCACCAGCTGATCGATTACAGAGTCCAGATTTAGATGAGAGCCATGTCAGACCCAGCATACATGCTCAACTCAATTAGAAAGGATCACTAACCATCACAATGACGAAAGGGAAAATTTTAAGAACGGTACATGAGTTTTGGACGACTGAGAATTAAGATGATTTATGTTACCGAACAATCACAACGATGCCTGGCTTTCGGAACCTGACCCAATTTGTATACAAACAGTCAACTACTCTGTTATGAGATATGCCATTATGAGAATTTTGAAGGGTAAAACTGTATTTCTAGATCATAACCTTATCCTCAACTATAATCTTATCTCATACTAAAGCCCACTTGTGGTCAGATGCAGTCAAAACCCTTTTCCTCTCTTTATCTTCGAGTATCTCTTTGTCTTCTCCTTCAGTCGAAGATAGGGATAACATATAATCTTTTCAGAAGGTAAATAGGGAAAGAGATCTATACCTCAAAGATTTTATTCTCTAATCTAAGTTTTTCGAAAGCATGATAACTTTCTGGAGGTATTTTAGGATTGATGGGGATCCACCTGATTATGCAGGTATGAAAAACGTGTTCATAAAGATCTGCTTTTCTTTTTCTCCATTTAGTCATTGTTGTCCACAAACTCTATCTTTGTTTAACTGAGTCAATGATAATGATCTAGGGTTTGGGGCTACTGTTCATATTCAATTAATTTCTTCTTATCGCTATCTTATTTTCTTAAAGAAAAGTTAGATAAACAGCAATTTGATAATAGGGAGACTGGTTGGGAAGTAAACTGAAAGTTTTTTTTTATGGTTTCAATCTGGGAATATTTTGATTATATATGGTTTCTAGTTTGGTGGGAAGTAAATGAGTTGTTGTTACGTTTCCACCCAAAATTGTTAGGTGAAGTACACCCANNNNNNNNNNNNNNNNNNNNGATACAAAAGTTAATTTTGTTTTATGTTTGGGTCCCTTTCTGAGTTTCTGTTTCCTTTTCTAGCTTTGGATTTGCTTGTCTGTTAGTTGGAAGCTAACATTTATTTGTGATCTCAAAATTGGCAGGCACGGAGTTGTTCACAGTGGCTATACACCATGGGGGTAGGTTTATAGCAATGGTGGGATGAACAAGGTGTATAAAGGTGGGGATATGTTATATGTGGATCGTGTCGACCCCGTCAGGCTGGATATAGCTGGGTTCAATTATTGGGCCTTTGATCTGGGATATTGTCATGGCCCAATTAGCTATTGGTTTAGGACACCAGGGTCTGAGGAAGGGACTGGGTATTTGCCAGTTGTTACTGATACTAATGCTATGGACATTGTCCAATTTATTCCAAGATCTAGCAGGGTGTTAGACATCTATATCGTTTGTTTGACTCCAAAGAGGACGTTTTCTGAGTTTGAATTGGAGCGTATGGATGAGGATCCAGATCACTCGTCATTCTTTGGACACTTGATTGAGGATTTACCTTTGACAGATGAAGAAGATACAGGTGAACAAGAAGATGCCGCTAATTTGGATGAGTTGTTTAAAGAGTGGGGCTTGCCAAAGACAACTATGGGGAGTTGTGGTATGGGTAATGGGGTTATTGATGTGGTTGGTGGAAGTATCAAAGCTGATGGGGGTAGTCAGGGTGCGAATGGGCCGAGGAAAAAAACAACAGGAATTCAAATTAGAGAGCCATCTGATGGGCCACGAGCTTCCGTTCCTATTTCAAAGGTCACAATAGACAAAGGCAAAGGAAAAGAGAAAGTTGTTGAAGCAGCCCAGAAAAGAAAGGTTGGGAGACCTAAGAAGAGGTCATATAACACTAGAAGTGGTGGTGAGTCTTCTAGGCCTGTTCAGGAATAAGAGTTTAGTTCTGAGAGTGATGACTCAGATGATCCTAACTATAATGGATTCGTAGACAGTGACTACGAGTTGGAAGAGGAAGATGATGAAATATTGTTTGAGAGGAATGTTGATAGGGTGCCAGAGTTTGATGAAATGGGTTATAAGGGTCACATCAGTGATTAAGAGGTTGCAGCTTCAGATGGATTTCAAAGTGCGCATGAGTCTGACAGTGATGGTGAAGATGTTGGGCCTTTTAAGGTAAAGGGTAAGAAAAGGTTCTCTGATTGGTTAGAGTTCAATGAGAAGACTAATATGAAGAATCCCAGGTTTGCTCTCGGGATGATCTTCCCAAACTCCAAAGTTCAAGCATGCTGTTAGGAAGCATGCTGTTTTGACTAAAAAAGAGCTGAGGTTTCCTAGGAACACAAAGCACAAGGTGCTAGTGAAATGCAAAACTTCTCCGGATTGCCCTTTTTGGCTTTATGCAAGTAGTCCATCTAATGACAACCCTACACTGCAGATTAGGACATTCAGACCTAATCACACTTGCAGCTCAATTAAAAAGAGGGTTTACCATTGCCATGCTCCCTTTTTAGCTGAAGAGTACAAGGATTGCTTTATGGCTGATGCTAAGTGGTCTAGAGAGGGAATTCAGCATGCTGTGAATAGGGACTTTGGAATGGAGATTGGGTACCAGCTTTGTTATAGAGCTAAGAATAAGGCGATTAAGAAGGCACAAGGGAGCATTGAAGATCAGTATAACCTTCTAGAGTCATATGCTCATGAATTGAAAAAGAGAAATCCAGGTTCAAGTGTATGGATTCATACTGAGCTTGAAGGGGAGATCACTAGATTCAAGAGAATCTACATTTGTTTAGCACCACTGAGAGAGGGATGGATGGAAGGGTGCAGACGCATCATTGGCTTGGATGGATGTCATTTGAAGGGTTTCCATAAAGGTCAGTTGCTTTCAGTAGTTGGGATTGATGGTAACAATGGCATGTACCCCATTGCATGGGCCATTGTTGAAGGGGAAACAGGAGCTACATGGAATTGGTTTTTGACTTTTTTAAGAGAAGACCTGCAATTGTGAAATTCACACCATTATGTCTTCATTAGTGACAAACAAAAAGGCCTGGAACAAGTCATCAAAGATTTGTTTCCTAATGCAGAGCATAGGCACTGTGTTCGACATTTGCATAACAATTTCAAAGGTGATAGCCACACTGGACTGGAGTTGAAGCAAAGGCTGTGGGCAGTGGCAAGAGCAACAACAATGAATGAATACACCAAAACAATGGGAGAAATGGCTGCAGCCTCA
The window above is part of the Fragaria vesca subsp. vesca linkage group LG2, FraVesHawaii_1.0, whole genome shotgun sequence genome. Proteins encoded here:
- the LOC101302139 gene encoding probable LRR receptor-like serine/threonine-protein kinase At4g36180-like; this translates as MATASFFYGLIIPMLYFSAAFTAAQLSEIQALTSFKLNLHDPLGALTGWDSSTPSAPCDWRGVVCFNNRVRELTLPRLHLAGRLSDQLAALRDLRKLNLHTNNFNGSIPPSLSQCVLLRAVYLHVNSLSGDLPPAILNLTNLQILALSHNSLSGKISGEIPASLRYLDLSYNAFTGDIPVNFSADSRLQFINFSFNQFTGGVPATIGRLQTLQYLWLDSNRLTGTIPSAISNCSSLVHFSADDNALRGLIPATIGAIPNLQVVSLARNSLSGSVPTALLCNGNDDSSSSSLRIVDLGFNALTGIVPPQNARCSSILEVLVLKSNRIRGAFPSWLSNVTRLRVFDVSGNLFSGGLPPEIGNLFRLEEFRVGNNSLIGEIPDQIAKCSLLKALDLEGNRFRGQFPLFLGGMKSLKVLSLGGNLISGTIPSSLGSLSGLESLNLSGNNLTGEVPVEVMQLGNLTSLNLSNNKFSGEVLGNVGALRSLQVLNVSNCGLSGRVPASIGGLMRLATLDLSKQKLSGELPTEVFGLPNLQAVALQENQLSGEVPQGFSSLTGLVYLNLSSNAFTGVIPSTYGYLRSLTVLSLSKNRISGVIPPELGDSLSLQVLELSSNQLEGTIPGDISRLSSLEELDVGHNKLTGEIPEEISKCSALTSLLLEGNQLSGPIPNSLPLLSNLVVLDLSYNQLSGAIPANISLIPHLKSLNLSNNNLSGKIPEPLGSKFSGSAFAMNPSLCGKPLDRECGDAKRRRRNRLILLIAVAAGGALLLLLCCCGYVYSLYRWRKKLREMVTGEKKRPSPGRASSGGERSGRGSGDNGGPKLVMFNNKITFAEALEATRQFDEENVLSRGKYGLVFKASFQDGMVLSIRRLHASSLGVLDEEAFHKEAEALGKVKHRNLTVLRGYYAGPDVRLLVYDYMPNGNLATLLQEASHQDGHVLNWPMRHLIALGIARGIAFLHSVSMVHGDVKPQNVLFDADFEAHLSEFGLDRLTIISPKPSSSSSTIVGTLGYVSPEATLTGQATREADVYSFGIVLLEILTGKKPVMFTEEEDIVKWVKKQLQRGQITELLEPGLLELDPESSESEEFLLGIKVGLLCTAPDPLDRPSMADIVFMLEGCRVGPDIPSSADPTSLPSPA